In one Phycisphaeraceae bacterium genomic region, the following are encoded:
- a CDS encoding TIGR03087 family PEP-CTERM/XrtA system glycosyltransferase has protein sequence MNAAATQLEAGSSNRESQADAPKRKAVRRVLMLTHRLPYPPDRGDRIRSFNLLKLLSRHFDLSVACTSDEPVWLQHHQLLRTMAKQVTIQPISQGFSKVRGVAALAVGGAVTPASFYRTGLAEQIMQWHEESPFDAVLTFCTGMIRYARLLTAEGHRGSAPAPRHVLDLVDVDSVKWESYARNHWPPLKWVYAAECRRLRRIEAGEFDHFDAITVVSPAEADAYREHVGEHPGLAVVGNGVDLEYFSPLPDSPSKTLCFVGVLNYKPNADGITWFVNHVMPKLREREPEAKLTIVGRHPTPAILALNQQPGVEVVGSVPDVRPFMEQSAAIIAPLQIARGVQNKVLEAMSCRKAVVVSNGAAEGIHAEDGRHLLVAHSPEQWVDHISRVFNDSPYRVALGREARQRVEQSYSWEEQLAPMVKLIRGE, from the coding sequence ATGAATGCCGCCGCCACTCAACTTGAAGCCGGTAGTTCAAACCGCGAATCACAGGCTGACGCGCCGAAGCGCAAAGCGGTCCGCCGTGTTCTGATGCTCACTCACCGTCTGCCCTATCCGCCCGACCGCGGCGATCGCATTCGCAGCTTCAACCTTCTGAAACTTCTTTCCCGTCACTTTGATCTCTCCGTCGCATGCACCAGCGACGAGCCGGTCTGGCTTCAGCACCATCAACTCCTGCGGACGATGGCCAAGCAGGTGACGATTCAGCCGATTTCACAGGGGTTCAGCAAAGTGCGCGGCGTCGCGGCGCTTGCTGTCGGCGGCGCGGTCACACCGGCGAGCTTTTACCGAACCGGACTTGCTGAGCAGATCATGCAGTGGCATGAGGAATCGCCCTTTGATGCGGTGCTTACCTTCTGCACAGGCATGATCCGCTACGCACGCCTGCTCACCGCGGAGGGACATCGGGGCAGCGCCCCTGCGCCGCGACATGTGCTCGACTTGGTGGATGTCGATAGCGTCAAGTGGGAGAGCTATGCCCGCAACCACTGGCCGCCGCTGAAATGGGTTTACGCTGCCGAGTGCCGCCGACTGCGCCGCATCGAAGCGGGCGAGTTCGACCATTTTGACGCCATCACCGTCGTCAGTCCCGCCGAAGCAGACGCATACCGTGAGCATGTCGGTGAACATCCCGGATTGGCGGTCGTGGGTAATGGCGTTGATCTCGAATACTTTTCGCCTCTGCCCGACAGTCCGAGCAAGACCCTCTGTTTCGTCGGCGTGCTTAACTACAAGCCCAATGCCGACGGCATCACCTGGTTTGTGAATCACGTCATGCCGAAGCTGCGAGAACGCGAGCCGGAGGCGAAGCTGACGATTGTTGGCCGCCACCCGACCCCCGCGATCCTTGCGCTTAATCAGCAGCCGGGCGTCGAGGTCGTTGGGTCCGTGCCGGATGTGCGACCGTTCATGGAGCAGAGTGCTGCCATCATCGCGCCGCTGCAAATTGCCCGTGGCGTGCAAAACAAGGTTCTGGAAGCGATGTCCTGCCGCAAAGCGGTGGTGGTTTCAAACGGTGCCGCGGAAGGCATTCACGCCGAGGACGGCCGACATCTGCTCGTCGCACACTCGCCGGAGCAGTGGGTGGATCACATCTCACGAGTGTTCAACGACTCTCCCTATCGAGTAGCACTTGGTCGCGAGGCGCGCCAGCGCGTCGAGCAGTCCTACTCATGGGAAGAACAACTCGCTCCAATGGTGAAGTTGATACGAGGCGAGTAG
- a CDS encoding prepilin-type N-terminal cleavage/methylation domain-containing protein — MADSTGTVRLVKPRHQGAFTLVELLVVISIIALMIALLLPSLAAARESGRSVQCLSNLRQLSPGFELYYQSEKEWMPVGSAYDPFLGNHKISWGRVVSKMLGLRITFEAPWAYDFDPANQSFTYNTKKTNGILQCPTENFKNYWGGYNYTSYLHNSGWAYWYGLGISEGYDEYAVTSGYTYYSTYWGRVRLPWVKAPSRTVLIGEAIMSDGHYEYSIAQFAYTTSLSTYHNGSGNLLFVDGHASSYRRENLKIENFSRN; from the coding sequence ATGGCTGACTCAACGGGCACAGTTCGCTTGGTAAAACCACGACATCAAGGCGCGTTTACGCTCGTCGAACTGCTCGTGGTTATTTCGATCATCGCACTGATGATCGCGTTGCTCCTGCCTTCGCTTGCTGCGGCGCGGGAGTCGGGAAGATCCGTGCAGTGCCTCTCAAATTTACGCCAGCTCTCTCCGGGATTTGAGCTTTATTACCAGTCGGAAAAAGAATGGATGCCCGTTGGCAGCGCATACGATCCCTTTCTTGGTAATCACAAGATCAGTTGGGGGCGTGTGGTATCCAAAATGCTGGGGCTGCGGATAACCTTTGAGGCCCCGTGGGCCTACGACTTCGACCCCGCCAACCAGAGCTTCACCTATAACACGAAGAAAACTAACGGCATCCTTCAGTGTCCGACTGAAAACTTCAAGAATTACTGGGGGGGGTACAACTACACCTCGTATCTCCATAACAGCGGTTGGGCGTATTGGTACGGCCTTGGTATCTCCGAGGGCTACGATGAATATGCTGTTACCTCTGGATATACGTATTACAGCACTTATTGGGGACGGGTACGGCTGCCCTGGGTTAAGGCGCCGTCCCGAACCGTGCTCATCGGCGAAGCCATCATGAGCGATGGGCACTATGAATACTCCATCGCCCAGTTCGCCTACACCACCTCCCTCTCCACTTATCACAATGGATCGGGAAATCTGCTGTTCGTGGATGGACACGCCTCGTCATACCGACGCGAAAACCTCAAGATCGAAAACTTCTCTCGGAATTAA
- the tadA gene encoding Flp pilus assembly complex ATPase component TadA, with amino-acid sequence MYENYYNLACAPFQNTPNSRFFFESDQHKEALAKLEYTVRNRRGFALVTGDIGSGKTTLTRTLIKRIGSDARIAVINNTRVTAAQLLKLIASEFQIQVNATADKGAIVNALRKFIEYQHSVGRTVVLIIDEGQCLGIDEFEEIRLLTNLESETDKLIQLLILGQPELRATLKHPRLKPLIQRIAMYCHLTPMSFDDMTRYIAFRLVRASKDKPNVDFSRNALETIYENSHGVPRLVNLICDNALLVGYSSDSRLIDSRIVKRAVSQMLPNFDGPPADLLGEGGDDSADESVNPGPATPSPQEVDDGRRI; translated from the coding sequence ATGTACGAAAACTATTACAACCTCGCCTGCGCGCCGTTCCAGAACACGCCGAACTCGCGCTTTTTCTTTGAGTCCGACCAGCACAAGGAAGCGCTGGCCAAGCTCGAATACACCGTGCGCAATCGTCGCGGATTCGCGCTGGTCACCGGCGATATCGGCTCCGGAAAAACCACACTCACCCGCACGCTGATTAAGCGCATCGGCTCCGACGCGCGAATCGCGGTGATCAACAACACCCGCGTTACAGCCGCTCAACTGCTCAAGCTCATCGCGTCCGAGTTTCAGATTCAGGTGAACGCCACCGCCGACAAAGGCGCGATCGTTAATGCGCTTCGCAAGTTCATCGAGTACCAGCACTCGGTGGGTCGCACGGTGGTGCTCATCATTGATGAGGGCCAGTGCCTGGGTATCGACGAGTTTGAGGAAATCCGTCTGCTCACCAATCTGGAGAGCGAGACCGACAAGCTGATCCAGCTATTGATTCTGGGCCAGCCGGAGCTACGGGCGACGCTGAAACATCCGCGGCTCAAGCCGCTGATTCAACGCATCGCGATGTATTGCCACCTGACGCCGATGAGTTTTGATGACATGACGCGATACATCGCGTTCAGGTTGGTTCGCGCCAGCAAGGACAAGCCGAACGTGGACTTTTCGCGCAATGCGTTGGAGACGATTTACGAAAATTCCCACGGGGTTCCCCGGTTGGTCAATCTGATTTGTGACAATGCCCTTCTGGTGGGGTATTCCAGTGATTCCAGGCTGATTGATTCCAGGATTGTGAAGCGGGCGGTTTCGCAGATGTTGCCCAACTTCGATGGTCCTCCAGCCGATCTATTAGGTGAAGGCGGCGATGATTCCGCGGACGAGTCGGTCAATCCCGGCCCCGCGACGCCCTCGCCGCAGGAGGTTGATGATGGGCGACGTATTTGA
- a CDS encoding sugar transferase: MPEPLTMVMVGAGGGGVLLEVARRQFRLFKELMDLVGGTIALMVFLPVMGLCAAMIKISDPEGPVLYRQVRVGLNGRLFTIYKLRSMYVDAEKHGKAQRAGQDDPRIIPICKWMRKSHVDELPQLVNIIRGEMSLVGPRPERPEMFEELSRELPDFDKRLAVKPGLTGLAQIKNGYDTDIASVRRKLEYDLHYIQNMSLSLEFKLLFATISKFRDTGAR, encoded by the coding sequence ATGCCTGAGCCGTTGACAATGGTGATGGTTGGTGCCGGTGGTGGGGGCGTCCTCCTGGAGGTTGCCCGTCGTCAATTCAGGCTTTTCAAAGAGCTTATGGACTTGGTAGGCGGAACCATCGCCCTGATGGTGTTTCTGCCGGTCATGGGCCTTTGTGCCGCGATGATCAAGATCTCCGACCCCGAAGGCCCCGTGCTCTACCGTCAGGTTCGAGTCGGCCTTAATGGTCGCTTATTCACGATCTACAAGCTGCGCTCCATGTACGTCGATGCGGAAAAGCACGGCAAGGCTCAGCGTGCCGGACAGGATGACCCTCGTATCATCCCCATCTGCAAGTGGATGCGCAAAAGCCATGTGGACGAGCTGCCGCAGCTGGTGAACATTATCCGTGGCGAAATGAGCCTCGTCGGCCCGCGACCAGAGCGTCCGGAAATGTTTGAAGAACTCAGCCGTGAGTTACCGGACTTTGATAAACGCCTCGCAGTAAAGCCCGGCTTGACTGGCTTGGCGCAAATCAAGAATGGCTACGATACGGACATCGCTTCCGTCCGTCGCAAGCTGGAATATGACCTCCATTACATTCAGAACATGAGTCTGAGTCTGGAGTTCAAGCTCTTATTCGCCACCATCAGCAAGTTCCGGGATACCGGTGCTCGATAA
- a CDS encoding polysaccharide biosynthesis/export family protein, with protein MLLCLKRLFGLSLVALLVASAGCSPPRYTDHDAFIKKPRPIVGGKPYVIEPPDTIRIIAPNAPEVNNAQVTLRPDGVVTIYLLGDVFAAGKTPTQLASEIEEKILKYYVDATVQVEVVGFNSKFYYMAGETSMGPKPYTGKDTVLDAVLRAGIPRSAWPEKLVVLRPNEEEQLIKRMSLNFRDMIEKGDLRYNAVLEEGDIIFMPINPLAAVGVAVQNLLAPVQPIITGVSMPAKAGAAVSGIP; from the coding sequence ATGCTGCTTTGCCTAAAGCGTTTATTCGGATTGTCCCTCGTCGCGCTCCTTGTTGCGTCTGCGGGTTGTTCCCCGCCACGCTACACCGATCATGACGCCTTTATCAAGAAGCCTCGGCCGATCGTCGGGGGCAAGCCGTACGTCATCGAGCCACCCGACACCATCCGCATCATTGCTCCCAACGCGCCGGAGGTGAATAACGCCCAGGTGACGCTCCGTCCCGATGGCGTGGTGACGATCTACCTCCTCGGAGACGTGTTTGCCGCCGGCAAGACGCCGACCCAGCTCGCCAGCGAAATCGAGGAAAAAATCCTCAAGTACTACGTGGACGCGACCGTTCAGGTCGAGGTCGTCGGGTTTAACTCGAAATTTTATTACATGGCTGGGGAAACCTCCATGGGGCCCAAGCCGTACACAGGCAAGGATACGGTGCTGGATGCGGTGCTTCGCGCGGGAATACCCCGCTCGGCCTGGCCGGAAAAGCTCGTGGTGCTGCGTCCGAACGAGGAGGAGCAGCTCATCAAGCGGATGAGCCTGAACTTCCGTGACATGATCGAAAAGGGCGACCTGCGCTACAACGCAGTGTTGGAAGAAGGCGACATCATTTTCATGCCGATTAACCCGCTCGCGGCGGTCGGCGTGGCGGTGCAGAACCTGTTGGCGCCTGTCCAGCCGATCATCACAGGTGTCTCGATGCCCGCAAAAGCGGGGGCTGCGGTATCCGGCATTCCGTAA
- a CDS encoding CpsD/CapB family tyrosine-protein kinase: MMGDVFDAMNRSQKERGKQPATERVASSSNADDVAPALPQVEAKSLAAEEPNSVRLAAAPVVQRTVSDAMTKADQGRLTSALTPQSVVRKDPSLNGYASEVIVHHDRGSVITEQYRAIRTQILARARNRRLQTHVVTSATPEEGKSVTTINLGMAFSELRNQKTLLIEGDLRKPSFGRLFNRTSSPGLLQLLRGEVDELDKVIHPTVYDNLFYIPAGDRDQTGSTELLSSPRMAQVLDRLKDRFEHIFIDTPPVVTVTDAAILGALCDETLLVVRLHRTPSEVVDRAKRLLKAANCDLAGVILTHAQQLSNQYAYRYT; encoded by the coding sequence ATGATGGGCGACGTATTTGATGCCATGAACCGCTCTCAGAAGGAGCGCGGCAAACAGCCTGCGACGGAAAGGGTCGCGTCGTCGAGCAATGCCGATGACGTTGCGCCCGCACTGCCGCAGGTGGAGGCCAAGAGCCTTGCCGCCGAGGAGCCGAATTCTGTCCGTCTCGCCGCCGCCCCCGTGGTGCAGCGCACCGTGTCAGACGCAATGACCAAGGCGGATCAGGGTCGCCTCACCTCTGCGTTGACGCCACAGAGCGTGGTGCGGAAGGATCCTTCGCTCAACGGTTACGCCAGCGAAGTGATTGTGCATCACGATCGCGGCAGCGTCATCACGGAGCAGTATCGCGCGATCCGTACACAGATCCTCGCCCGCGCCCGCAACCGCAGGCTCCAGACTCACGTCGTCACCAGTGCCACACCCGAAGAGGGCAAGAGCGTGACCACGATCAACCTGGGGATGGCCTTCAGCGAGCTGCGCAACCAGAAAACATTACTCATCGAAGGCGATCTGCGCAAGCCGAGTTTCGGCCGGTTGTTTAACCGAACGTCCTCTCCCGGCCTGCTTCAACTCCTTCGCGGTGAGGTGGACGAACTCGACAAGGTCATTCACCCCACGGTTTATGACAACCTCTTTTACATTCCCGCCGGTGATCGAGATCAGACCGGCAGCACGGAATTGCTTTCCAGCCCGCGAATGGCGCAGGTTCTCGATCGATTGAAGGATCGGTTTGAACACATTTTCATCGACACCCCGCCGGTGGTGACCGTGACTGACGCCGCCATTCTGGGCGCGTTGTGTGATGAGACGCTACTGGTTGTGCGCCTGCACCGCACGCCGTCGGAGGTGGTGGATCGCGCCAAGCGTCTGCTCAAGGCTGCGAATTGCGACCTTGCCGGCGTGATCCTCACCCACGCACAGCAACTTTCCAACCAGTACGCGTATCGGTACACCTGA
- the trmB gene encoding tRNA (guanosine(46)-N7)-methyltransferase TrmB, giving the protein MGFSLSHGKTLDVGHIGILQDQLPPTPASGQGPSPVDLKAWFGPARAQLPLELEIGSGKGTFLLNQAKKTPEVNYVGIEWAMQYWKFAADRCRRHGLENVRLLRTEAGAFVRDRLADACLRQMHIYFPDPWPKARHNKRRLVQVPFLRQAHRVLEPQGLLRIATDHSDYFAWMVDHASKVTELFDSLPFESPESAGEGELVGTNFERKYRREGRPFHGMILRKR; this is encoded by the coding sequence ATGGGGTTTTCGCTTTCTCACGGCAAGACGCTCGATGTCGGGCACATCGGCATCCTTCAAGATCAACTGCCCCCGACGCCCGCTTCCGGGCAGGGGCCTTCTCCTGTCGATCTCAAAGCATGGTTTGGTCCAGCGCGAGCGCAGCTTCCGCTGGAGTTGGAGATAGGGTCCGGCAAGGGGACGTTTTTGCTGAATCAGGCAAAGAAGACGCCGGAGGTGAATTACGTCGGCATCGAGTGGGCGATGCAATACTGGAAATTCGCAGCTGACCGATGTCGTCGTCACGGACTGGAAAACGTCCGTCTGCTGCGGACGGAGGCGGGAGCGTTTGTCCGTGATCGTCTAGCCGATGCGTGCCTGCGACAGATGCACATCTACTTTCCCGATCCGTGGCCTAAAGCCAGGCACAACAAACGACGCTTGGTGCAGGTGCCGTTCCTGCGTCAAGCGCATCGCGTACTTGAGCCGCAGGGTCTGTTGCGCATCGCGACCGATCACAGCGACTATTTTGCGTGGATGGTTGACCATGCGAGCAAGGTTACGGAGCTATTCGACTCGTTGCCGTTCGAGAGTCCTGAATCTGCGGGTGAGGGCGAGCTGGTGGGAACAAACTTTGAGCGGAAGTATCGCCGCGAGGGCCGGCCGTTCCACGGCATGATCTTGCGGAAACGGTAG
- a CDS encoding DUF3473 domain-containing protein — protein MTASQNLPLRSVTIDVEEYFHIEAAYRAVPRSSWGEWPSRVERNVDLLLELYAKHNQKGTWFILGDVARRNPTIAKKIAASGHEIASHGTGHDRLHRLDAASFREDLLTSKRLLEDQTGRQVIGYRAPTFSVVPQTAWAIDVLVESGFAYDASIFPVVHPAYGVPSAPEQPFLVRGRTGGAEILEVPPLTWMIGKRKLAVAGGGYFRLLPLWFMNRGLSQARGANRPAVLYFHPWEFDPQMPKMPLSRTGKIRTYTGLSGAARKLDSIMSQPARWSAIADALPELRAIAARSSVFTLSS, from the coding sequence ATGACCGCAAGCCAGAATCTACCCCTGCGCAGCGTGACGATTGATGTGGAGGAATACTTCCACATCGAGGCTGCGTATCGCGCGGTGCCTCGGTCATCGTGGGGAGAGTGGCCGTCGCGCGTTGAACGAAACGTGGACTTGTTGCTTGAGCTTTACGCGAAACACAACCAGAAGGGCACATGGTTTATTCTCGGAGACGTCGCGAGGCGCAATCCGACCATCGCTAAAAAAATCGCCGCGTCCGGGCACGAGATCGCCAGCCATGGCACCGGTCATGATCGGTTGCACCGGCTCGACGCAGCCTCGTTTCGAGAGGATCTGCTGACCAGCAAGCGATTGCTAGAGGACCAGACAGGTAGACAGGTCATCGGATACCGCGCGCCGACATTCAGCGTCGTACCTCAGACCGCGTGGGCGATTGATGTGCTGGTGGAGTCGGGGTTTGCCTATGACGCTTCGATTTTTCCCGTGGTGCATCCTGCCTATGGCGTGCCATCCGCGCCGGAGCAGCCGTTTCTCGTGCGCGGTCGCACCGGCGGGGCGGAGATTCTCGAAGTGCCCCCGCTGACGTGGATGATTGGAAAGCGCAAGCTCGCCGTTGCGGGCGGCGGGTATTTTCGACTTCTGCCGCTGTGGTTCATGAACCGAGGCTTGTCACAGGCCCGCGGTGCCAATCGGCCGGCGGTGCTCTATTTCCATCCGTGGGAGTTTGACCCGCAGATGCCGAAGATGCCTCTGTCCCGAACAGGAAAAATTCGTACCTATACGGGGCTGTCCGGCGCAGCTCGAAAGCTCGACAGCATCATGTCGCAGCCCGCACGCTGGAGCGCGATTGCCGACGCCCTGCCGGAGCTACGCGCCATCGCCGCCCGCTCAAGCGTCTTTACGCTGTCGTCGTAA
- the pyk gene encoding pyruvate kinase, with protein MADHPEFILTKIIATVGPACATPAIIIRLIEEGARVFRINFSHGTLDDFARSLATVREAAKRTGSHAAVLGDLSGPKIRIGKVVEAGIELTVGDRVEFQRDPVVATAAAADQAVVFSTTYPSLVDDVQPGERLLIDDGNIRLLVIDKIGEGPAARLVANVTGGGRVTSAKGLNLPDNASLSVPSLTERDRRCVEWAVTNELDFLALSFVRKADDVRLLKSLLPVRTPNRASWIPVIAKIEKPQALDDLPAIINEADGVMVARGDLGVEMDLAEVPGIQKRVIALAHDYGKPVIVATQMLQSMIESSSPTRAEVSDVANAIYEGADAVMLSGETAVGRYPVQAVHTMARVALATQRLIHSECRPSRPPVKLQETRYRTAALAHGVSVVVRDLDAKLVLTWSELGGGARYLSQNRLGVPILAAGSNPESLRKMSLLFGVTPIAMPRPASSNEFILKMDSLIREKGWAKTGDAIIIVKGEPIGTPGVTNQILIHYLGDVARVQWHLK; from the coding sequence GTGGCGGATCACCCGGAATTCATCCTCACCAAAATCATCGCCACGGTCGGCCCCGCCTGTGCGACGCCTGCCATCATTATTCGACTCATCGAAGAAGGCGCCCGCGTCTTTCGCATCAATTTTTCGCACGGCACGCTGGACGACTTCGCCCGCTCTCTGGCGACGGTGCGCGAGGCGGCAAAACGCACCGGCTCGCATGCAGCGGTGCTCGGCGACCTGTCCGGACCCAAAATCCGCATCGGGAAAGTCGTGGAGGCCGGCATCGAGCTGACGGTCGGCGACCGTGTTGAATTTCAGCGCGATCCCGTGGTCGCCACGGCTGCTGCAGCCGATCAGGCGGTCGTCTTTTCCACCACCTATCCCTCGCTCGTGGATGATGTGCAGCCGGGGGAACGACTGCTCATCGACGACGGTAACATACGGCTGCTGGTGATCGACAAAATCGGCGAAGGCCCCGCGGCGCGTCTGGTGGCTAATGTCACCGGCGGCGGGCGCGTCACCTCCGCGAAAGGCCTGAACCTTCCCGATAACGCATCACTTTCCGTCCCTTCCCTGACCGAGCGCGATCGCCGTTGCGTCGAATGGGCGGTTACCAACGAGCTGGATTTTCTCGCCCTGAGTTTTGTGCGCAAGGCCGATGACGTGCGCCTGCTCAAATCACTGCTGCCGGTGCGCACGCCTAATCGCGCCTCGTGGATTCCCGTCATCGCCAAGATTGAAAAGCCGCAGGCACTGGATGATCTGCCCGCCATCATCAACGAAGCGGACGGCGTGATGGTCGCCCGCGGTGATCTGGGCGTCGAAATGGATCTGGCTGAAGTACCCGGCATTCAGAAGCGCGTCATTGCACTGGCGCATGACTACGGCAAGCCGGTGATCGTCGCCACCCAGATGCTCCAAAGCATGATCGAGTCATCCAGCCCGACCCGCGCGGAGGTCAGCGATGTCGCCAACGCGATCTACGAAGGCGCTGACGCGGTGATGCTCAGCGGGGAGACGGCTGTCGGCAGGTATCCCGTGCAGGCGGTACACACGATGGCGCGTGTCGCACTGGCGACGCAGCGACTCATCCATAGCGAGTGCCGGCCGTCACGACCGCCGGTGAAACTCCAGGAAACCCGCTACCGCACCGCAGCGTTAGCACATGGCGTCAGTGTCGTCGTCCGCGATCTGGACGCGAAACTGGTGCTCACCTGGTCTGAACTGGGAGGCGGAGCGCGCTATCTCTCACAAAACCGGCTGGGGGTTCCCATCCTGGCAGCGGGTTCCAATCCGGAAAGTCTGCGCAAAATGAGCCTGCTCTTTGGTGTCACCCCGATCGCCATGCCGCGCCCCGCCAGCAGCAATGAGTTCATCCTCAAAATGGACAGCCTCATCCGCGAAAAAGGTTGGGCAAAGACAGGCGACGCCATCATCATCGTCAAGGGTGAACCGATCGGGACGCCCGGCGTGACCAATCAAATCCTGATCCACTACCTTGGCGATGTCGCGCGGGTGCAATGGCATCTCAAATAG
- a CDS encoding protease complex subunit PrcB family protein produces the protein MKKVFSAIGLVLLFATAACQKNPSGMLPEHDDQSGERVRILSRMAGEDAALNVPLVTLITSEEELLRTGASSLAQAPVDFANQTLVVVALGEQPIHGYWVRIDNIQRKGDRLYVQGRANRPSQDATAKKAASYPYEAVVITRQEGIKQVLSEIESVTDQKQGDPFLVAPRSQAQTSTTTPAATKPATP, from the coding sequence ATGAAAAAAGTGTTCTCGGCAATTGGTCTGGTGCTGCTGTTTGCGACGGCGGCTTGTCAGAAAAATCCGTCCGGGATGCTGCCCGAACATGACGACCAGAGCGGCGAGCGCGTGCGCATCCTGAGTCGCATGGCCGGTGAAGATGCAGCCCTGAACGTGCCGCTCGTGACACTTATTACCAGCGAAGAGGAACTTCTCAGGACGGGAGCATCGTCTCTCGCGCAAGCTCCGGTTGATTTTGCCAATCAGACTCTGGTGGTCGTAGCCCTTGGAGAACAACCGATCCACGGCTACTGGGTGCGTATTGACAATATTCAACGCAAGGGCGACCGCCTTTATGTGCAGGGAAGGGCGAACCGACCAAGCCAGGATGCGACAGCGAAGAAGGCTGCGTCGTATCCATACGAAGCGGTCGTCATCACCCGACAGGAGGGCATCAAACAGGTACTCTCGGAAATCGAGTCGGTCACAGACCAGAAGCAAGGCGATCCATTTCTGGTCGCACCTCGCTCTCAAGCGCAAACCTCGACAACAACTCCCGCGGCTACGAAACCAGCGACGCCATAA
- a CDS encoding tyrosine recombinase XerD, translating to MSANTPIPPTHASTKGGKPLPPGTPVRLVARSRNPDATLRASAFVRPIQEFLGYCRIECGFSNATIEAYGGDLRDLQAWMESKNLGDWSSLKLETIADHLRFLDGKGLSTSSISRHVATIRVFGRYLCSAGFTKTDPAELLTQPSNWQTIPSVLGKEQIKALLAGPQPSDALYLRDVALLELLYAGGLRASEIADLTVPGLHADLGVVRVIGKGNKERIVPLGKPALAATRKYLDELRPRLLREARPTDHLLLSRSGAPITRIVVWQIVVKHAHRAGLRNVHPHTLRHSFATHLLAGGADLRVVQELLGHSNIKTTQIYTHVDAGRLKQVIEKFHPRG from the coding sequence ATGAGTGCAAACACCCCCATCCCGCCGACACACGCCTCGACCAAAGGCGGCAAGCCTCTGCCCCCGGGCACACCCGTGCGGCTGGTCGCGCGGTCGCGCAATCCGGACGCCACGCTTCGCGCCAGCGCCTTTGTCCGGCCGATCCAGGAATTTCTCGGCTACTGTCGCATTGAGTGCGGCTTTTCCAATGCGACCATCGAGGCCTATGGCGGCGACCTCCGTGACCTTCAGGCGTGGATGGAGTCGAAAAATCTCGGCGACTGGTCATCACTGAAGCTCGAAACCATCGCAGACCATCTGCGATTTCTTGACGGCAAGGGACTGTCAACATCGTCTATTTCACGGCACGTGGCGACGATCCGGGTTTTTGGGCGGTACCTCTGTTCCGCGGGCTTTACCAAAACGGACCCGGCGGAGCTGCTGACTCAGCCGAGTAACTGGCAGACGATTCCCTCTGTGCTGGGGAAGGAGCAGATCAAAGCCTTACTCGCCGGCCCGCAGCCGAGCGACGCGTTGTACCTGCGCGATGTGGCGCTGCTCGAACTTCTCTACGCTGGCGGCCTGCGCGCCAGCGAAATCGCAGACCTTACCGTGCCGGGTCTTCATGCGGATCTTGGCGTGGTGCGGGTTATCGGTAAAGGCAACAAAGAACGGATCGTACCCCTGGGTAAACCCGCACTGGCCGCGACCCGGAAATACCTCGACGAACTGCGCCCCCGACTGCTTCGGGAAGCGCGGCCGACGGATCATTTGCTTCTATCGCGCAGCGGTGCGCCCATTACACGCATCGTTGTCTGGCAGATCGTGGTGAAGCACGCCCATCGTGCGGGCTTGCGCAATGTCCATCCGCACACGCTCCGCCATTCGTTTGCGACCCACCTGCTCGCGGGCGGGGCGGACCTTCGTGTGGTTCAGGAACTGCTCGGCCACTCAAATATCAAGACGACTCAGATCTACACTCACGTGGATGCGGGACGACTCAAGCAGGTCATCGAAAAGTTTCACCCGCGCGGCTGA